From a single Apium graveolens cultivar Ventura chromosome 2, ASM990537v1, whole genome shotgun sequence genomic region:
- the LOC141708043 gene encoding cytochrome P450 704C1-like, with product MGFYESAISLILASVGAVILGVTGLVGVIFASYVIQVYSKDHRPPVAGPIFYQLLNFNKLFDYLAYHANNNITFRMITPTHSEIYTADPVNVEYILKTNFSNYGKGSYNIGILYDLLGEGIFAVDGDKWRHQRKLASHEFSTRVLRDFSTTVFHKNAVKLVSHISKAATAKEVINLQDLFMKSTLDSIFKVGFGVDLDTLSGSDESSNRFMKAFDDSNSLVFWRYADLSWRIKRYFNIGFEASLRKNIIVIDNFVYDLIQRKREQMKIGKLDGGKEDILSRFLIESNTDPENMTDKYLRDITLSFVIAGKDTSAGTLTWFFYMLCKHPLIQEKVAQEVRAAIKTESNLCTDEFHDRLTEAALDKMQYLHAALTETLRLYPAVPVDGKSAAEDDILPDGFEIKKGDGVNYMAYAMGRMASIWGEDAEEFRPERWLENGVFKPESPYIFTAFQAGPRICLGKEFAYRQMKILAAAILYFFKFRLTNEEEEATYRVMLTLHMSKGLHLYAIPRQ from the exons ATGGGGTTTTATGAATCAGCTATATCTTTGATTTTAGCTTCAGTTGGAGCTGTAATCTTGGGTGTTACAGGATTAGTTGGAGTTATATTTGCAAGTTATGTAATACAAGTTTACTCCAAGGATCATAGGCCACCTGTTGCTGGACCAATCTTTTACCAGTTACTCAACTTTAATAAATTGTTTGATTACCTCGCTTATCATGCCAACAACAATATTACTTTTCGTATGATTACTCCTACTCACTCTGAGATTTATACTGCTGATCCTGTCAATGTTGAGTACATTCTCAAGACCAATTTTTCCAACTATGGCAAG GGGTCGTACAATATCGGGATCTTATATGATCTTCTTGGGGAGGGGATTTTTGCAGTGGATGGAGATAAATGGCGCCACCAACGGAAACTTGCAAGTCATGAGTTTTCGACTAGAGTCTTGAGAGATTTTAGTACGACTGTCTTCCACAAAAATGCTGTGAAACTGGTTTCACACATTTCTAAAGCAGCCACTGCTAAGGAGGTGATAAACTTGCAG GACTTGTTCATGAAGTCAACTTTAGATTCAATATTTAAGGTGGGGTTTGGGGTTGACCTGGATACGTTGTCTGGCTCAGATGAATCAAGTAATCGATTTATGAAAGCCTTTGATGATTCCAATAGCCTTGTGTTCTGGAGATATGCTGATTTATCATGGAGGATCAAAAGATATTTTAATATCGGTTTTGAAGCTTCTTTAAGGAAAAATATCATAGTCATTGACAACTTTGTTTATGACCTGATCCAGCGCAAGAGAGAGCAGATGAAAATTGGAAAGCTTGAT GGCGGGAAAGAAGATATACTTTCGAGGTTTCTTATTGAGAGTAACACAGATCCAGAAAACATGACTGATAAATATTTGCGGGACATAACACTCAGTTTCGTCATTGCGGGAAAGGACACTTCTGCGGGCACACTTACTTGGTTCTTTTACATGTTGTGCAAACACCCACTGATTCAAGAAAAAGTGGCACAAGAAGTGAGGGCTGCAATTAAAACTGAGAGTAATTTGTGTACAGATGAATTTCATGACAGATTAACTGAAGCTGCACTTGATAAAATGCAATACCTTCATGCAGCTCTAACGGAGACACTCAGACTCTATCCTGCAGTTCCAGTG GATGGAAAGTCTGCAGCTGAAGATGATATTTTACCAGATGGATTCGAGATAAAGAAAGGAGACGGTGTGAACTACATGGCTTATGCTATGGGAAGAATGGCGTCAATTTGGGGAGAGGATGCTGAGGAATTTCGACCAGAAAGATGGCTTGAAAATGGTGTATTTAAACCAGAAAGTCCATATATATTTACTGCTTTTCAG GCTGGGCCTCGGATATgtctaggcaaggaatttgcttATAGACAAATGAAAATTTTAGCTGCTGCTATTCtctactttttcaaatttagaCTGACAAATGAGGAGGAGGAGGCAACATATCGGGTCATGCTTACTCTTCACATGAGTAAAGGGCTACATCTATATGCAATACCCCGGCAATGA